The DNA sequence AACAAATGGCTGTTTCCTCCCCGACGTGGAAAATTCCCAAGCTGTAAATAAATTTAGCCAAAGAAACGGTTTTGCTTTTTTGGATAGATAAAATTAAGTTCTTTGCTGATTTTTCGGCAAACCTTTCAAGAGGCAATAAATCTCCTTCATTTAAAGTAAAAATGTCCGAAATTCTGGAAATTAATTTTTCATCCATCAATTTATCTATGATTTTAGGGCCCAAGCCCTTGATATTAAAAGCTTTTTTGGAAGCGAAATGATAAAACAATTCCCGCTTCCGGGCTTGGCAATTTAAATTGGGACAGCGTTTTAAAACCTCATCTTTTTTCTTAATTAACCTTGCGCTGCAAATGGGACAAGCTTCCGGCATTTTAAATTCTTTTTCTGAGCCGCTCCTCAATTTTGGCAAAACTTTAACAACTGCGGGTATCACATCCCCTGCCCTTTCAATAATAACGGTATCTCCGATTCTAACCCTCAATCTTTTTATTTGGTCTTCGTTATGCAAGGTTGCTCTGGAAATCAGGGTTCCTGAAACCTGGACCGGTTTTAAAAAAGCCACCGGAGTCGCAACTCCGGTTCTGCCGATTTGAATTTTAATATCTAAAATTTGAGTAGCGGCCTGCTTGGGAGAAAATTTAAAAGCCCTAATTCCCCGAGGGCTTTTTCCGGCTATTCCCAATTTCTTGAAAACAAAGTTGTCATCAACGCTAATCACTATGCCGTCAATTTGAAAAGGCAGTTTTTCCCTGTTTTTTTTAATCTCTTGCCAAAAAGAAATAATTTCTTCGATGTTTTTACATTTTTTTCCTTGGTCGGTTTTAAATCCCAAAATTGGCAAAATCTGATGTTCTGTCGAATGTTTTTTCTGGCCAGTGTCAGTGATTAGGTCGTAAGCTAAAAATTTTAAAGGCCTTTTGGCAACTAATTTAGAGTCCAATTGCCTGATGGAACCCGCTGCTAAGTTACGGGGATTGGCGTACGGCTCCTCTTCTTTTTTTCGTCTTTCTTCGTTAAAATTTTCGAAATCCTTTTTCTCCATATAAACCTCCCCTCGAACTTCAATCTCTCCTTTTAATATTATTTTTTTAAAATTTTCTTCGATTTCTTTTAATTCAGTTTTTAAATTTTTATGGAAAAAAAGCTTTAAAGGAACGCTTTCAATGGTTTTTAAATTTTGGGTGATGTCTTCGCCCGTTTTTCCATCCCCTCTTGTCGCTCCTTTGAAAAAAATACCGTTTTTGTAAATCAAGGACACGGCGAAGCCGTCGATCTTAAGTTCTGTAAAATACTCAATTTTTTCAAAAGGAATCAATCTTTTTAAATAATTTTCCCAGTCTTTGAGCTCCTCTTGGGAAAAAATATCTTCAATTGAAAGCATGGGAAACCTATGCTCCACTTTTAAAAACCCTTTAGCAACGTTTCCCTCCACTCTTTGGGTCGGGGAATCTAAGGTGATAAATTCCGGATTTTCTTTTTCCAGATTATAAAGCTCGTGTTTTAAAGAATCCAAAGCTTCCGGAGAAAGTTCTTCTTTGTTTAAGACGTGGTATAAATAGCGGTGATAGTTAATCACCTCTTTTAATTTTTCTATTCTTTTTTTCCGCCATTTGGCGGTCCGCCAACTGGCGGATTTTTTTTCCATATCAATAATCAACCTGAATGGCCCGTCTGGTTTCTTGAAAAGAACCAGTGGAACTGGCTGTTTTTGTTGCGCCCTCCTCAAAACCAACTACGTACTTAGCCTCCGATTCCATTGTCCCTGAAAAAACCTGCCCGCTTTGAAGACCGGCGAGACAGTCACTCTCGCAATATGTGGTGTTACAACCCAATCCACTGGTGCATTCTTTTAAATCCTTATAAAATATCTCTTCTATCCCGCTGTCAGCTGCATAAAAAGCAATTACCGAATAGTCTATTTCTCTGACGTTTAAAATTTCAGCGAACAAAATCATGCTTAATCCCAAGGAAAGGTCTAAAAAAATAGCCATTACCACTAAAACCAAATAAATTGCGACTCCTTTTTGATTTTTAAAATTATTTTTTTTCATTAAATATCAAGATTTCTTTGGGAAACTGTAGTTTGAATTTGAATTTCGGGCTGAGATTCTTGTTTTGCGCCTTTGGCCCTGGCTTTTAAAGAAATTGTTACTTTTGGCTGGGTCTCATCTGAGGGCTCGTCTCCTTCAACTATAATATTAAAAGATTCCACTATTATGTTTTCGGAAGTTAGATAATCCTCAGATGGTGCTGTTATAGTTCTCTTTGCTTTCAATCTGTTGCTACCGGTTTCCAAAAAAAATTCCAAGCATTGCGGGTCCTCATGGTAACTTCTAAATTTTATACTGCTGACAGTAGTAGCGTAATTCTTATATTCCAGCGGGTCTAAGGCCGTACATCCAATATCGTCTTTCTGGGTCATTCTTAATTGTCGGCTCATATATTCCATAGCATAACTGACTTCCTTTAAAAGACTCTGAAGGCTCAACGACCTTCTCTGAGACTGCAAAGCGGAAAAAAACAAACCTGAAACTATGCTAAAAATCATGACCAATATTGTAACTGAAATTAAAATTTCAACCAAAGTAAATCCTTGATTTTTATTTTTTTTGATATTTTTGTTGATATTTTTTTTCATTTTTAATCTCCCCACCAGTTATATAAATTTTCCTGAACTAAAATTTTATTGGACTGACCTTTGTCTTGCCAGCTTACCTCAACTATAACTTTTAACGTGTCTTGACTGGAAGCGCCTACGTCAATTGTAATTTTTCTTTTAAACTTGGTGTTAACACCGGAGTCATAATTATAAAAACCGCTGTCTATTTTCAAATAATCCCAATCATTGTAATTGCTAAAATCGGAGTCGTTATAATCTATCTTGCAACCATTGCCAGCGCTGCTGCAAAAATTAATGTCTTCTAGAAAATCGGGCGACCAATCTATGCTTTCGTCCAACCAATAAGTATCTCTAGCATTTCTCACAAGCTCAATCCCTTCTTGGGCCAGATAAGCAGCGGTTAATCTGGAAGAAATCAAAGAACCGTAACCGATAATTTTTTGCAGAATAACAAAAGTTCCCATTACGCCCATGGTCAATAAAAACAGGGAAATTATTACTTCAATTAAAGTTAAACCCTTGTTTTTCATCTTTTGAAATA is a window from the Candidatus Nealsonbacteria bacterium genome containing:
- the ligA gene encoding NAD-dependent DNA ligase LigA, which gives rise to MEKKSASWRTAKWRKKRIEKLKEVINYHRYLYHVLNKEELSPEALDSLKHELYNLEKENPEFITLDSPTQRVEGNVAKGFLKVEHRFPMLSIEDIFSQEELKDWENYLKRLIPFEKIEYFTELKIDGFAVSLIYKNGIFFKGATRGDGKTGEDITQNLKTIESVPLKLFFHKNLKTELKEIEENFKKIILKGEIEVRGEVYMEKKDFENFNEERRKKEEEPYANPRNLAAGSIRQLDSKLVAKRPLKFLAYDLITDTGQKKHSTEHQILPILGFKTDQGKKCKNIEEIISFWQEIKKNREKLPFQIDGIVISVDDNFVFKKLGIAGKSPRGIRAFKFSPKQAATQILDIKIQIGRTGVATPVAFLKPVQVSGTLISRATLHNEDQIKRLRVRIGDTVIIERAGDVIPAVVKVLPKLRSGSEKEFKMPEACPICSARLIKKKDEVLKRCPNLNCQARKRELFYHFASKKAFNIKGLGPKIIDKLMDEKLISRISDIFTLNEGDLLPLERFAEKSAKNLILSIQKSKTVSLAKFIYSLGIFHVGEETAICLADFFGGINELIKASKEDLKKIPDVGQEVSKSIFNWFLSKNNLNLIRELIAAGIKILPLEKTEKDLAGKTFILTGTLKNITRFEAEKKIRLLGGHPLNSVSRATDFLVLGENPGSKLEKARRFGVKIIDEKEFLKMLKF
- a CDS encoding prepilin-type N-terminal cleavage/methylation domain-containing protein — encoded protein: MKKNINKNIKKNKNQGFTLVEILISVTILVMIFSIVSGLFFSALQSQRRSLSLQSLLKEVSYAMEYMSRQLRMTQKDDIGCTALDPLEYKNYATTVSSIKFRSYHEDPQCLEFFLETGSNRLKAKRTITAPSEDYLTSENIIVESFNIIVEGDEPSDETQPKVTISLKARAKGAKQESQPEIQIQTTVSQRNLDI
- a CDS encoding prepilin-type N-terminal cleavage/methylation domain-containing protein, producing MKNKGLTLIEVIISLFLLTMGVMGTFVILQKIIGYGSLISSRLTAAYLAQEGIELVRNARDTYWLDESIDWSPDFLEDINFCSSAGNGCKIDYNDSDFSNYNDWDYLKIDSGFYNYDSGVNTKFKRKITIDVGASSQDTLKVIVEVSWQDKGQSNKILVQENLYNWWGD